The Gemmatimonadota bacterium DNA window GCAAGGCGCACGCGTTTCATCGCCATCCGTGTATGGAAGAGATTATTTATGTGATTGCGGGAACGGCGGAACAGTGGGTGGATAGGGGTTCGCGAATTCTGGGTCCGGGAGATGCGGCGCATATTCCGATGGATATGGTGCATGGGACGTATAATGCCGGGGATGAGGATCTGGTTTTTCTGGCGATTTTGTCTCCGGCTAAATTCGATGGTGAAGTGCTGGTCGATGTGTCGGGGGATGAACCGTGGATCAATATGAGAGGTTAGAGATGCCAAATACACGTCCGAATATTGTTTATATCCTCGCCGATGACATGGGCTATGGAGATGTGGGATGTTATAATCCGCATTCGAAGATCCCCACGCCGTATATGGATCGGTTGGCGCGCGAGGGGATGCGGTTTACGGATGCACATTCGCCTTCGGCGGTGTGTACGCCCACGCGATATGGGATTTTGACCGGGCGTTATTGTTGGCGCACAGAATTGGAGAGCCATGTGTTGTTCAATTACGAATTGCCGTTGATTGAACCCGAGCGTATGACGGTGGCTTCTTTGTTGAAGAATTGTGGATATCACACGGGGTGTTTTGGCAAGTGGCATTTGGGTTTGGGTTGGGGGGTGAAGGATGGTGAGGTGTTTGATTTTGATCAGCCCCTGCCGTGGCCGGGTGGATCACCCGATCCTGTGGAGGAAGATAAGATCGATTTTTCAAAGCCGATTGCGGGCGGTCCGATTGAGCTGGGGTTTGACAGGTTTTACGGGACATCGGGTTGTTCGACGGCGCAACCGCCTTATTGTTTTATCGATCAGGATCAGACGGTGGGTATTCCGAGTGTGCAAAAGCCGGTTGAGATGGCGGGTGGTCGGCGCGGTTTGATGGTTCCGGATTGGGACCACAAGGAAGCGGATCCGGCTTTTACGGAGAAGGCTGTGGCGTATATTGAGGAGCGGGCAGGGGATGAAGATACGCCCTTTTTTCTCTATCTGGCGGCTTCTGCGCCGCACGAACCGTGTACGGTCGCGTGTGTGCCGGAGTTTTTGCGCGGTGCGAGTGAGGCGGGTCCCCGGGGAGATATGGTCGCGCTGGTTGACTGGATGGTGGGGCAGGTGATGGATGCTCTGGATCGCTGTGGGTTGGCGGATGATACGCTGGTTATTGTGACGAGTGACAATGGGGCTTTGCCTGGCTGTAATGGTCGCACGTATGGTCACAAGTCCTGCGGTGATTGGCGCGGTTTTAAGGGGTTTATCTGGGAGGGGGGGCACAGAGAGCCGTTTATCGCGCGCTGGCCGGGTGTTGTTGCGCCCAATTCGGTTTGCGATGCGCTGGTCGGGTTGCAGGATTTTATGGCGACTGTGGCGGATATTGTGGGGGAGACGCTTCCAGAGGATGCGGGTGAAGATAGTGCGAGTTTTTTTCCCGCGTTGATGGGTGAGACTGAGCCAGTTCGAGATGATTTGATACACCATTCCTGCATGGGGGTGTTTTCGATTCGGCGAGGGGATTGGAAGTTGATTGTCGATTGTGATAATTCCGGAGATATGGGGCGCGGTGTGGATGGATGTGTGGGCACGGGTCCTGTGCCGGGGGCAAGGGGTCAGCTTTATCATATGGAAGATGATCCGTTTGAGTCGTATAATCAGTTTGGCAGAGAACCGGGTATTGTGCGCGAGTTCAGGGAGATGGTCGAGCGGTATATCGCCGATGGAAGGAGCGTGTGATGGCTTATTTGACGGTTGATGATAAAGAGGCGTTTCGAGAGAAGGGCTATGTGATTAAACGCGATGTGGTGACGCCCGAACAGATGGAAGCTGCGCGAGATGTGATCTGGGATCATTTGCCTGTGGATCGCAATGATCCTTCTACGTGGGTTGGGAAAGAGGGGTCTCAGGGGATGGATGGTCATGCGGCGTTTCACGCGTTGGTTTACGATTCGCCGTTGTACAGTATGGTTGAAGAGTTGGCTGGTAAGGGGCGTTTGGCGCCTTTGCATCCACCAGTTACGTCGGCAAATTTGCGGTTTCCGCAGGGTGGGGAGTGGGAAGAACCCAGGGGTAATCATATGGATGGGCACGGGCTTGGCAGCGGCGTTGTGAATAATTGGACGGTGGGTATTACGCTGTATCTCAATGATGTGAAGCCTCAGGGCGGGGGTACCTGCGTGTGGCCGGGGACGCATAAACACATGGCGGATTATTTTAAGACCCATTCGCGGGTGAGTCTGGGTAAGAAGTTTTACGATTTGCCGATTTACGAGGGCGAACCGCGTTCGACGAGGCCGCTGGAGATTCTCGATTGGGATGAGGAGGATTATGAGGAGATTTCTGGGCCAGCGGGGTCCGCGATGCTCTGGCATAGTCATTTGATTCACAGCGCGAGTATGAATTGTAGCGATGAGATTCGCATGGCGATTATTACGCGTTTTCGGTGGACGAATTGGGATGATCTCAAGTTTGAAGATCCGGATGATATGTGGGCGTATTGGGAGGGGATGTAGAAGTGTAAGGAGGTTTGTTTTGCGTTTGTGTTTTGATCCTGTTATGTGTCCAAAAGCCGTGTTGCCCGCTGCCTTGAAGATTGCGAAGGCAGCGGGTTTTGATGCTATGGTGTTGCATTGTGCGTTTACGGCGAGTTCGCCTTTTCATCCAGATGCGTCGGTGAGGATGATTCGCGATTATTTCGACGATGCGGATGTGGCGTTGATGGGGTTACATGTGCGCGATGATCCAGGTTCTAATTTTCGGCAGGTTGAGTGGGATGTTCATCTGGCGCGTGCGCTTCGCTTGCGGTGTGCGAGTTTTCTCTGTGGTGCGCGTTCCCGCGAGGCGCGCGAGGCTCTGGTGAGCGGTGTGCATGCGTTGCTTGAAAGTATTCCCGATGTGACGCTGAATATCGGGAATGGGGTGGATACGTGTTTGGAAAGTGCGGCGGATTTTGATGTTTTGATGCCCGATTTGCCCGCGCGCGCGCATGTCTGGCTCAATGCGATGGATGTTGATAACGCTGTTGGGATTGTGGATAAGTATGTGGAGCGCATGGGTGTGGTGACGGTTGGGGAGGATGATATGGATGTGGTCCTCGCGCTCAAGGCGAATGGGTATGCTGGTCCTGTGGTGCTCAATGCCGTGGGTGGTTCTGTGGCAGATCTGAGGATACGAGTAGAAGAGGTTTTGAATACATGAGTAGGGGCGACCCTCGTGGTCGCCCGTCACAACAAAATACATGAGGAGTTTTCTATGAATGTTATTCTGATTGTGCTGGATACCTGGCGCCGAGATCACGTGGGGTGTTATGACAATTCTCGAATTCACACGCCGAATATAGATCGTTTTGCCGAGCGGGGCGCGGTTTTTGAGAATGCGTATTTGGCTTCGTATCCCACGCTGCCGTGTCGGCGGGATATTGCGACGGGGCGATACGAGTTTCCGTGGCGGGGATGGGGCGGTATAGAGCCTGATGATGTGACGCTGGGTGGGACGGTGCATGAGGCGGGTAAGGTGTCTTATTTTTTTACGGATGTGTATCACCACTGGACGAGCAATCCGGGCAGTGGGTACTGGCGTCCGTTTTCGGGGTTTGATTTTGTGCGCGGGCAGGAGCGGGACCGGTATGTGACGGATTCGGATATTGTTTTTGAGAATCGGACGCTGGATTATCCGCCGCATAACAGGCCCGAGCAACCGCATTTTCGCAATGCGCAATATATCCGCAAGGAAGAGCGCGATTGGTTTTCGCCGCAGTTGTTTTCGAGGGCGGCGCGGTGGCTTCAGCACAATGCCGATCAGGAGTTCTTTTTGATGATTGATTCTTTTGATCCGCACGAGCCCTGGGATCCGCCACGCCACTATGTGAAGTTGTACGATGATTCTGAAGACGATGTGATGGAGTATCCGGTGGCGCCTTACGATTGGGTGGATGGCAATTTGACGGAGGCGGAGTTGAAGCGGGTGCAGGCGATTTATGCGGGTGAGGTGACGATGGTGGATCGCTGGGTGGGGCATTTTCTCGATCAGGTTGAGAGTATGGGGCTGATGAATAATACGATGATTATTCTCGCGTCGGATCACGGGACGCACAATGGCGATCACGGGCGTACGGGAAAGAACTGGGTGCTCTGGAATGAGATTACGCGGATTCCGATGATTGTCTGGCATCCCGAGTTTGGTCACGGGGCGCGTCCCGTGCAGTTTGTGCAGCCGGTTGATTATTTTCCGACTGTGGTGGAGGCGATGGGGTTGGCGGTGCCCGATGGGGTGAATTTGCACGGGCAGAGTTTGATTCCGTTTCTGCGGGATGAGGATGTGCCCGGGCGCGATGCGATTTTGTACGGTCAGTTTTCGGGGACGTGCAATATTACCGATGGGGAGTATGTGCTGTTGCAGGGGGTGGATGAGTCCAATCCGCCGGTGTATGCTTATTCGAGTATTATTGCGAATCGGAATCAGTTTGATTGGGGTGCCGATGTGCTTCGGAGCAAGCAGACGCCTGCGCGACATCCCGAGAAGCACAAGACGCGGTTGTATCACATGCCTTCGGACCCCGATCAGGAGAATGATCTTGCCGATAGTGATTCAGATGCGCTGGCTCGTATGCAGAGTTTGATGGTTGAGAAATTGCGCGCTATTGATGCGCCGTCAGAGTTGTTGGTACGGTTGGGGCTGCAAAAGGAGGGGTTATGGAACCGAATATTTTGATTATGATTGCAGATGATGCGACGTATCTCGATTTGTCGCTGTACGGGGGGCAGAATGTGGATACGCCGAATATTGATCGATTGGCGCAGGATGGTCTGGTTTTTAATCGGGCGTATTTGCCTATGGCGATGTGCAATCCGTGCCGCACGGCGCTTTATACGGGTTTGTATCCGGCACGCAATGGTTCGTGCTGGAATCATTCTGCCGCGCGTCCGGGAACGAGGAGTCTTCCGCATTTTCTGGGGGATCTGGGGTATCGCGTGGGGCTGTGTGGCAAGAAGCATGTGGGTCCCAATAAGAGTTTTCCTTTTGAATATGTGCCGGGTATTGAGGGGGGATGCACGCATCCCGATCCCGAGTTTGGCGTTGCGGGGATTCGCGCGTTTGTGGAGCAAGATCGGGATGCGCCTTTTTGTCTTGTGACCGGGCTTTTTGAGCCGCATGCGCCGTGGACGCTGGGCAATCCCGAGCATTTTGATCTGGATGCGTTGCAGTTGCCTCCGTATCTGGCAGATACAGAGGAGACGCGGGGTGATTATGCCAAGTATTTGGCGGAGATCGAGGTGCTGGATCAGGAGGTGGGTGAGATTCTGGCGGTGCTGGATGAGTCCGGGAAGGCGGATAATACGCTGGTGATTTTTACGTCTGAGCAGGGGTCGCAGTTTCCCGGGTGCAAGTGGACGAATTGGAATACGGGTGTTCATACGGGTTTTATTGTGCGCTGGCCCGGCGTGGTGAAGCCGGGATATACCGATGCGGTTATTCAGTATGAGGATGTCGCGCCTACGCTGATTGAGGCTGCGGGTGGTGATTCAGGTGCGATTGATTTTGATGGGTCGAGTTTTATGTCTGTGCTGTTGGGGGAGGCAGATGCGCATCGGGCGTTCGCGTATTTTATGCATAATAATATTCCCGAGGGTCCGCCCTATCCGATCCGCGCGGTGACGGATGGTACGTATCACTATATTCGCAATCTGACGCCCGAGGCGATCTATATTGAGAAGCATCTGATGGGGCAGTTTCGATGGCACCAGTACTGGCCGACGTGGGTTTTTGATACGACGTTTAATGAGCATACGCGGTTTTTGGTGGATCGGTACATGCGCCGCCCCCCCGAGCAGTTGTATCGCATGGATGAGGATCCCTGTGAGTTGAATAATCTGGCCGATGATTCCGCACACGTAGAGGCGCAAAAACGCCTGTCTGCCGAGCTCGATTGCTGGATGAAACAACAGGGCGACCCCGGTGCCGAGATTGACACAGAAGACCAATGGCAAGCGGCTAAAGAAGGTAGGCATTTTGAAATTCAGGAGAGATAACAATGTCTCGTCAACCAAATATTGTAGTTATTATTACAGATCAGCAGCGCACGGATACAATGGCGTGTTATGGCAATGAGTGGATTCAGTCGCCGCATCACGACGCGCTGGCTGCGCGGAGTTTTGTTTTTGAGAATGCCTATGTGACGCAGGCGGTTTGTACGCCGGCGCGGGGGTCGCTGATTACCGGGCTTTATCCGCATTCGCATGGGTGTGTGGTCAATGGGATTCCGCTGAGGGAGGAGACGTTGTCCATTGCGGAGATGATGCCCGATACGTACCGCAAGGGGTATGTGGGCAAGTGGCATTTGGGAGATGATGGCAACTGTCAGCACGGGTTTGACGAGTGGTGCAGTATTGCGGATGGGTGTGGGTATCACCAGTGGTTGCTGGATCAGGGCTTTGTGCCGGATGTGCCCAACAGGTTTACGCCCCAACAACGCGCGGAGATGCCGGCTTCCGCGCAGATTGGGGCTTATGTGGGCGCGGAGTCCGAGCGGTTTATTCGCGAGAATACGGAGCGGCCATGGCTGCTCGTTGCCAGTACGTTTGAGCCGCATCCGCCTTATCGGGGACCCTATGACGGGTTGTACGATCCGGAGGAGATTCCGGTGGGACCGACGTTTTTGAAGCATCCGGAAGGGCATTCGCTGTTTAATCGCGTGCGTTCGGATTTTTATCGCAATACCACGGATGCGCGGGTTGTGGCAGAAGATATGACGCGGGATGAGAATTGGCGGAAGTTGCGGGCGCAGTATTTGGGCAATGTGAAGATTGTGGATGATGCCATTGGGAAGATGGTGCAGGCACTGGATGAGACGGGTCAGATGGAGAATACGATTTTTGTGTTTACGAGCGATCACGGCGAGATGGCGGGCGATCACCGCATGTGGGAGAAGCGGGCGTTTTACGAGGAGTCGGCGCGGGTTCCGTTTTTGATGCATGTGCCGTGGTTGAGTGCGGAACAGACGCGGGTGGATGGGGTGTTTGGTCACGCGGATCTGGTTCCGACGCTTTTGGATCTGGCGAGTCTGCCGATTCCAGATCAGTGTCAGGGTGAGAGTGTGGCGGGTGCTTTGACGGGTGATCGCGATTTGAGGGAACACATGGCGTTTATGGAGTGGAATGGGATTGGCGACCGCAATTTGGGGAATCCGGATATCAATTTGGTGGCGACGCTGCCGTGGCGCTGTGTTGTGACGGGCGACCGGTGGAAGTTGAATTTGTGTGCGGGCGATCAGTGCGAGTTGTTCGATTTGAATACCGATCCTTTTGAGGAGAATAATTTGTTCGATGCGCCCGAGCACCGGGATCGCGTTCGCAATATGGCGGCGGCGATTCGCTTGTGGCAGCACGAGACGGGCGATACGGCACCTTTGCCGAGTATTTGAGGAGAATAAAAATGGGTTTTTCGTATTGTTTGAATACCAGCACGATTCGCAATGAGGGTGTTTCGGTGGTCGATGCCATCGATATTGCGGCGGATGCGGGTTATGAGGGGATTGAGCCGTGGGTGGCAGAAATTGATGCGTGGGTTGCAGGGGGTGGTTCGCTGTTTGAGATACGCGATAAGGCAGCGGATAGGGGGATTCAGATTGTCAATTTGATCGCGTTTTTTGAGTGGTCAGTGCCAGAGGATGAGGAGCGGGCAAAGGGGCTTGAAGAGGCGCATCGCTGTTTTGAGATGGCCGATGCGCTCAATTGCACGTATGTCGCGGCACCGCCTTTTGGGATTCGAGACCGGGATGTGGATTTGTTTTCTGTGGCGCGTCGCTACGGTGAGTTGGTGGATGAGGTTGCCGGGTTTCAGGCGAGACCCCTGCTGGAGTTTTGGGGTATTGCGCAGACTTTGGGTACTTTGGGCGAGGCTTTGCTGGTGGCGGCTGAATGCGGGCGGCCCGATACGGTGCTGCTGGCGGATGTTTATCATATGTATAAAGGGAGTGGACATTTTCACGGGCTGGAACATCTGGGTCCGGGCAAGTTGGGGTTGGTGCATGTGAATGATTATCCAGCGTCGCCCGGCAGGGATACCATAACAGATGCGGATCGGGTTTATCCGGGGGATGGTTTGGCGCCCTGGGCAGAGATTGTGGCGGGGTTTGAGAATGTGGGGTATGAGGGGATGTTGTCTCTGGAGTTGTTTAATCCGGGTTATTGGGAGAAGGGGTCTGTTGTGGTTGCTGAAGAGGGTCTGGCAAAGCTCAAGGCGTGTGTGGAATGAGTTCGAAAAATATTTTTGGCAATGCGCTGCCCGCGCGTGTGCCGTTTTATTACGGTTGGGTGGTTCTGATTTTTGCGGCGGTTGCGATGGTGGCGACGCTACCGGGCAGAAGTGTTGGTATTGGTTTGATTACGGAGCCTTTGATCGCGGATCTGGGTATTTCCCGGCTCGATTTTGCCAGGATGAATTTCTGGGCGACGATTTTTGGGGCGCTTTTCAATTTGATCTGTGGTGTAAGTATTGATCGCTTTGGGGTTCGCGCTGTTGTGACGTCGGTGTTATTTGTTCTGAGTCTGGTGGTTTTGGGTTTTAGCCAGATGACAGGTGCTGGTTTTTTGCTTTTGTTGCTGGTTTTGATGCGGGGTGTGGGGCAGAGCGCGCTGTCTGTGGTTAGTTTGACGATGGTTGGCAAGTGGTTTGTGCGGCGGTTGAGTGTTGCGATGGGTATTTTTGCCGTGCTTATGAGTCTGGGTTTTGCGGTTGCTATTGTTGTTGCTGGCGATGTTGTGCTCAAGCAGGGTTGGCGGGTTATGTGGTCGGGGCTGGGGTGGATTTTGATGGTTCTATCTGGTTTGTGTCTGCTATTTGTTCGTCGAGATCCGGAGGCGGTTGGGCTGGATACCGAGGTTGTAAAAGATGATGAGTCGGATGAGCCGGTGGTTGGTTTTACGCTCGTACAGGCATTGATGACACCGGCTTTTTATGTTTTTGCTATTGGGAGTGCGCTCTACAATCTGGTTATTGCGGGGGTGATGCTGTTCAATCAGTCTATATTGGGGGAGTTGGGGTTTGATGAGACGGTGTTTCAATATGCGATGGCGGTGTTTATGGCGACGGGGTTATTGGGGAATTTTACAGCGGGTTGGGCGGCGCGCCGATGGTCTTTGGGCAGGCTGATGACGATTGCGATGCTGGCGGTTGGCGTTTATTTGCTCGCGTTTCCGGAGCTTAAAACGCCGGGGCAAGCTCTGGTACATGCGGGGTTGTTGGGGTTTTCAGGCGGTGTGGTTTCGGTGATTTTTTTTACGGC harbors:
- a CDS encoding cupin domain-containing protein; this encodes MSKSDVLRFITKSDVQVEELPWGPHEWISREGLTEADHLLLVRVTMPPGKAHAFHRHPCMEEIIYVIAGTAEQWVDRGSRILGPGDAAHIPMDMVHGTYNAGDEDLVFLAILSPAKFDGEVLVDVSGDEPWINMRG
- a CDS encoding arylsulfatase gives rise to the protein MPNTRPNIVYILADDMGYGDVGCYNPHSKIPTPYMDRLAREGMRFTDAHSPSAVCTPTRYGILTGRYCWRTELESHVLFNYELPLIEPERMTVASLLKNCGYHTGCFGKWHLGLGWGVKDGEVFDFDQPLPWPGGSPDPVEEDKIDFSKPIAGGPIELGFDRFYGTSGCSTAQPPYCFIDQDQTVGIPSVQKPVEMAGGRRGLMVPDWDHKEADPAFTEKAVAYIEERAGDEDTPFFLYLAASAPHEPCTVACVPEFLRGASEAGPRGDMVALVDWMVGQVMDALDRCGLADDTLVIVTSDNGALPGCNGRTYGHKSCGDWRGFKGFIWEGGHREPFIARWPGVVAPNSVCDALVGLQDFMATVADIVGETLPEDAGEDSASFFPALMGETEPVRDDLIHHSCMGVFSIRRGDWKLIVDCDNSGDMGRGVDGCVGTGPVPGARGQLYHMEDDPFESYNQFGREPGIVREFREMVERYIADGRSV
- a CDS encoding phytanoyl-CoA dioxygenase family protein, translated to MAYLTVDDKEAFREKGYVIKRDVVTPEQMEAARDVIWDHLPVDRNDPSTWVGKEGSQGMDGHAAFHALVYDSPLYSMVEELAGKGRLAPLHPPVTSANLRFPQGGEWEEPRGNHMDGHGLGSGVVNNWTVGITLYLNDVKPQGGGTCVWPGTHKHMADYFKTHSRVSLGKKFYDLPIYEGEPRSTRPLEILDWDEEDYEEISGPAGSAMLWHSHLIHSASMNCSDEIRMAIITRFRWTNWDDLKFEDPDDMWAYWEGM
- a CDS encoding sulfatase, which encodes MNVILIVLDTWRRDHVGCYDNSRIHTPNIDRFAERGAVFENAYLASYPTLPCRRDIATGRYEFPWRGWGGIEPDDVTLGGTVHEAGKVSYFFTDVYHHWTSNPGSGYWRPFSGFDFVRGQERDRYVTDSDIVFENRTLDYPPHNRPEQPHFRNAQYIRKEERDWFSPQLFSRAARWLQHNADQEFFLMIDSFDPHEPWDPPRHYVKLYDDSEDDVMEYPVAPYDWVDGNLTEAELKRVQAIYAGEVTMVDRWVGHFLDQVESMGLMNNTMIILASDHGTHNGDHGRTGKNWVLWNEITRIPMIVWHPEFGHGARPVQFVQPVDYFPTVVEAMGLAVPDGVNLHGQSLIPFLRDEDVPGRDAILYGQFSGTCNITDGEYVLLQGVDESNPPVYAYSSIIANRNQFDWGADVLRSKQTPARHPEKHKTRLYHMPSDPDQENDLADSDSDALARMQSLMVEKLRAIDAPSELLVRLGLQKEGLWNRIF
- a CDS encoding sulfatase: MEPNILIMIADDATYLDLSLYGGQNVDTPNIDRLAQDGLVFNRAYLPMAMCNPCRTALYTGLYPARNGSCWNHSAARPGTRSLPHFLGDLGYRVGLCGKKHVGPNKSFPFEYVPGIEGGCTHPDPEFGVAGIRAFVEQDRDAPFCLVTGLFEPHAPWTLGNPEHFDLDALQLPPYLADTEETRGDYAKYLAEIEVLDQEVGEILAVLDESGKADNTLVIFTSEQGSQFPGCKWTNWNTGVHTGFIVRWPGVVKPGYTDAVIQYEDVAPTLIEAAGGDSGAIDFDGSSFMSVLLGEADAHRAFAYFMHNNIPEGPPYPIRAVTDGTYHYIRNLTPEAIYIEKHLMGQFRWHQYWPTWVFDTTFNEHTRFLVDRYMRRPPEQLYRMDEDPCELNNLADDSAHVEAQKRLSAELDCWMKQQGDPGAEIDTEDQWQAAKEGRHFEIQER
- a CDS encoding sulfatase-like hydrolase/transferase → MSRQPNIVVIITDQQRTDTMACYGNEWIQSPHHDALAARSFVFENAYVTQAVCTPARGSLITGLYPHSHGCVVNGIPLREETLSIAEMMPDTYRKGYVGKWHLGDDGNCQHGFDEWCSIADGCGYHQWLLDQGFVPDVPNRFTPQQRAEMPASAQIGAYVGAESERFIRENTERPWLLVASTFEPHPPYRGPYDGLYDPEEIPVGPTFLKHPEGHSLFNRVRSDFYRNTTDARVVAEDMTRDENWRKLRAQYLGNVKIVDDAIGKMVQALDETGQMENTIFVFTSDHGEMAGDHRMWEKRAFYEESARVPFLMHVPWLSAEQTRVDGVFGHADLVPTLLDLASLPIPDQCQGESVAGALTGDRDLREHMAFMEWNGIGDRNLGNPDINLVATLPWRCVVTGDRWKLNLCAGDQCELFDLNTDPFEENNLFDAPEHRDRVRNMAAAIRLWQHETGDTAPLPSI
- a CDS encoding sugar phosphate isomerase/epimerase; this encodes MGFSYCLNTSTIRNEGVSVVDAIDIAADAGYEGIEPWVAEIDAWVAGGGSLFEIRDKAADRGIQIVNLIAFFEWSVPEDEERAKGLEEAHRCFEMADALNCTYVAAPPFGIRDRDVDLFSVARRYGELVDEVAGFQARPLLEFWGIAQTLGTLGEALLVAAECGRPDTVLLADVYHMYKGSGHFHGLEHLGPGKLGLVHVNDYPASPGRDTITDADRVYPGDGLAPWAEIVAGFENVGYEGMLSLELFNPGYWEKGSVVVAEEGLAKLKACVE
- a CDS encoding MFS transporter, translated to MSSKNIFGNALPARVPFYYGWVVLIFAAVAMVATLPGRSVGIGLITEPLIADLGISRLDFARMNFWATIFGALFNLICGVSIDRFGVRAVVTSVLFVLSLVVLGFSQMTGAGFLLLLLVLMRGVGQSALSVVSLTMVGKWFVRRLSVAMGIFAVLMSLGFAVAIVVAGDVVLKQGWRVMWSGLGWILMVLSGLCLLFVRRDPEAVGLDTEVVKDDESDEPVVGFTLVQALMTPAFYVFAIGSALYNLVIAGVMLFNQSILGELGFDETVFQYAMAVFMATGLLGNFTAGWAARRWSLGRLMTIAMLAVGVYLLAFPELKTPGQALVHAGLLGFSGGVVSVIFFTAWADIFGRLHLGKIQGAAQVFAVLASATGPWFIESVFSSAGSYAPAFYALAPAVLLVAIFAWFVNIPRPEDAPVLGQ